In Dioscorea cayenensis subsp. rotundata cultivar TDr96_F1 unplaced genomic scaffold, TDr96_F1_v2_PseudoChromosome.rev07_lg8_w22 25.fasta BLBR01001193.1, whole genome shotgun sequence, a single genomic region encodes these proteins:
- the LOC120255766 gene encoding mitochondrial import inner membrane translocase subunit TIM23-1-like has translation MADPSIFAGDDANRKLEQPGRRLYNPYHDLQIPYKNIYDLPTSPEFLFQEESIAQRRSWGENLTYYTGIGYLSGAVVGGALGLREAIRGAEPGDTMKLRINRVLNSSGQSGRRIGNRLGVLGLLYAGMESGLVAVRDSDDWMNSVAAGLGTGALFKAASGPRSAAVAGAIGGLMVGAAVAGKQVLKRYVPI, from the coding sequence ATGGCGGACCCGAGTATCTTCGCCGGCGACGATGCCAATCGCAAGCTGGAACAACCGGGGAGGAGGCTCTACAACCCCTACCATGACCTCCAGATCCCGTACAAAAACATATACGATCTACCGACATCGCCGGAGTTTCTCTTCCAGGAGGAGTCCATCGCTCAGCGCCGCTCCTGGGGTGAGAATCTCACCTACTACACCGGCATCGGGTACCTCTCTGGCGCCGTCGTTGGTGGCGCTCTCGGTCTTCGTGAGGCCATCCGCGGAGCGGAGCCTGGGGATACGATGAAGCTCCGGATCAATCGTGTTCTCAACTCGTCTGGCCAATCCGGCCGCCGGATCGGCAATAGGTTGGGTGTTCTTGGGCTGCTCTATGCCGGGATGGAGAGCGGGTTGGTTGCTGTGCGGGATTCTGATGATTGGATGAATAGCGTGGCTGCCGGGCTCGGAACCGGAGCGCTGTTCAAGGCTGCCTCCGGGCCTAGGTCTGCGGCGGTGGCTGGAGCGATCGGGGGGCTGATGGTTGGTGCGGCGGTGGCTGGAAAGCAGGTGCTGAAGAGATACGTGCCGATCTAG
- the LOC120255772 gene encoding uncharacterized protein LOC120255772 — MDAIPTSISTLRTTSSFIPSNPPPLLLKPNPYLYRSRSHKSTKPPPPPPSSIQTLKPPSLLVSSSFSPPPISFTSKQHHKASTGYAAALLDASRCQNSIHAVYNDVHKLMHVLHDTKSMKIALKSGDFAKQLVVLVKMLVKKGKSGLVLEVLDEFIKLYDELTFTPVMLVSSNNI; from the coding sequence ATGGATGCAATACCCACCTCCATCTCAACTCTAAGAACAACCTCCTCCTTCATCCCTTCCAACCCTCCACCTCTTCTCCTCAAACCCAACCCTTATCTCTACCGTTCACGCTCTCACAAATCCACCaaacctcctcctcctcctccatcctCCATCCAAACCTTAAAACCACCTTCTCTTCTcgtctcctcctccttctctccACCTCCCATCTCCTTCACCTCTAAACAACACCACAAAGCTTCAACAGGCTACGCCGCCGCCCTCCTTGATGCCTCTCGGTGCCAAAACTCTATACATGCAGTCTACAACGACGTTCATAAGCTCATGCACGTTCTCCATGATACTAAGAGCATGAAGATAGCTTTAAAGAGTGGAGACTTTGCTAAACAACTAGTGGTTCTGGTGAAGATGCTAGTGAAGAAAGGCAAGTCTGGTTTGGTTTTGGAGGTGTTGGATGAGTTCATAAAGTTGTATGATGAGCTGACTTTCACTCCAGTGATGCTTGTCTCTTCCAACAACATATAA
- the LOC120255764 gene encoding cytochrome P450 89A2-like — MMLNWLLISTTTLFIIIIIIISTIFIFKTLNNGGLPPGPTAIPIIGNLHWLWSSPPTIEPLLRDLHARLGPIVTLRIGSTCAIFISDRHLAHDALITHGAVFADRPPALPATRVFNSNQHNISSASYGPLWRLLRRNLISEILHPSRVKLFSNGRQWVLNILISKIRASAEANNGVVLDFKQNLQFSMFCLLVLMCFGEKLDENAIRDIETVERNWLLYFNKLTVFAFVPRISKLIFRKRWNTAMDLRQKQKDIIIPLIRTREKHKEKQNKQGWGDDEKERFVYSYLDSLLDIKIPEDGDRKLTDDELVTLCSEFLTGGIDTTVTALEWIMANLVKQPEIQAKLFDEIQGVVGSEAEEVKEEELHKMPYLKAVVLEGLRRHPPGHFVLPHTVTEDVMLNGYVIPKGASVNFMVAEMGRDEKVWENPMEFRPERFMEGGEGEGVDITGNKEIKMMPFGAGRRICAGVGLAMLHLEYFLANLIKEFEWKAINGEDIDVNQEILEFTTVIKTTLRARIIRRRI, encoded by the exons ATGATGCTAAATTGGCTCCTCATCTCCACCACCActctcttcatcatcatcatcatcatcatctccaccatcttcatcttcaaaaccCTCAACAATGGTGGCCTCCCTCCTGGCCCAACAGCCATCCCCATCATCGGCAACCTTCACTGGCTCTGGTCATCACCCCCGACCATTGAGCCACTCCTCCGAGACCTTCATGCGCGTCTCGGCCCCATCGTCACGCTCCGCATCGGATCCACTTGCGCCATCTTCATCTCCGACCGTCACCTCGCCCATGACGCTCTCATCACCCACGGCGCCGTCTTCGCCGACCGTCCCCCCGCCCTACCCGCCACCCGCGTCTTCAACAGCAACCAACACAACATCAGCTCCGCCTCCTACGGCCCTCTCTGGCGTCTCCTCCGCCGCAACCTCATCTCCGAAATCCTCCACCCTTCTCGAGTCAAGCTCTTCTCTAATGGCCGGCAGTGGGTTCTCAACATCCTCATCTCCAAGATCCGCGCCAGCGCTGAGGCTAACAACGGCGTCGTCCTTGATTTCAAACAAAATCTCCAGTTCTCCATGTTCTGCTTGCTTGTCCTCATGTGCTTCGGCGAGAAACTCGACGAGAACGCCATTAGAGACATCGAAACAGTGGAGAGGAACTGGCTTCTGTATTTCAACAAGCTCACTGTCTTCGCTTTCGTCCCCAGAATCTCCAAGCTCATCTTCCGAAAGAGATGGAACACGGCCATGGATCTCCGCCAGAAACAAAAGGACATAATCATACCATTGATCAGAACTCGAGAGAAGCACAAAGAGAAGCAGAACAAACAAGGCTGGGGTGATGATGAAAAGGAGAGGTTCGTCTACTCCTATCTTGATTCTCTTCTAGACATCAAGATCCCTGAAGACGGAGACCGGAAGCTCACTGACGATGAGCTGGTGACCCTCTGTTCGGAATTCCTCACTGGTGGCATCGACACCACCGTGACAGCTCTGGAATGGATCATGGCTAATCTGGTGAAGCAGCCGGAGATACAAGCCAAACTGTTTGATGAAATACAAGGAGTTGTTGGGAGTGAAGCAGAGGAAGTGAAGGAAGAGGAGCTTCATAAAATGCCTTATCTTAAGGCAGTGGTTCTTGAAGGGCTGAGAAGGCACCCGCCCGGCCACTTCGTGCTGCCGCACACGGTCACAGAGGACGTGATGCTCAATGGATACGTGATCCCAAAGGGTGCTTCCGTGAACTTCATGGTAGCAGAGATGGGGAGAGATGAGAAGGTGTGGGAGAATCCCATGGAGTTCAGGCCTGAAAG gttCATGGAAGGTGGTGAAGGAGAAGGAGTGGATATTACTggaaataaagaaatcaaaatgaTGCCTTTTGGAGCTGGGAGAAGAATATGCGCAGGAGTTGGACTTGCCATGCTGcatttggaatattttttagctaatttaattaaagaatTCGAGTGGAAAGCCATAAATGGAGAAGATATAGATGTCAATCAAGAAATACTAGAATTTACCACTGTTATAAAAACTACTCTACGCGCTAGAATTATCCGCAGAAGAATTTAA